The following coding sequences lie in one Halogeometricum rufum genomic window:
- a CDS encoding DUF5789 family protein — MSDERSQGVDFGDVEDELENYDYPATPEELREEFGEETVEYNDGEESLDDVLEGVGVDEFESAEEVYETVMMMVGGEATDEGHSDRGAGTAPDEETESF; from the coding sequence ATGAGCGACGAACGAAGCCAAGGCGTCGACTTCGGCGACGTAGAGGACGAGCTAGAGAACTACGACTACCCGGCGACGCCCGAGGAACTGCGCGAGGAGTTCGGCGAGGAGACCGTCGAGTACAACGACGGCGAGGAGTCCCTCGACGACGTCCTCGAAGGCGTCGGCGTCGACGAGTTCGAGTCGGCAGAAGAGGTGTACGAGACGGTGATGATGATGGTCGGCGGCGAAGCGACGGACGAGGGCCACAGCGACCGCGGCGCGGGGACGGCCCCCGACGAAGAGACCGAGTCGTTCTGA
- a CDS encoding creatininase family protein: protein MRLTEATWTDVSDLAAETNLAFLPVGSTEQHGPHAPLGTDAFTAEAVAEAGAEAYDGEVLVAPTLSVGVAAEHRQFPGTLWLSPDTFRDAVRETVQSLASHGFDRVVVVNGHGGNVDALREVTGTITREDDAYAVAFTWFEAVGEHSSKMGHGGTLETALLRRVAPETVREDRIEAARGGGAERWGDWVSGVNLAHDSAEFTENGVVGDPAAGDEELGEELLELASASLARLTAAVADRDVSRPERRE from the coding sequence ATGCGACTCACAGAGGCGACGTGGACGGACGTATCGGACCTCGCCGCGGAGACGAACCTCGCCTTCCTCCCCGTCGGCAGCACCGAGCAACACGGCCCGCACGCGCCCCTCGGAACGGACGCGTTCACCGCCGAGGCCGTCGCCGAGGCCGGCGCGGAGGCGTACGACGGGGAGGTACTCGTCGCGCCGACGCTCTCGGTGGGCGTCGCCGCCGAACACCGGCAGTTTCCGGGGACGCTGTGGCTCTCGCCCGACACCTTCCGCGACGCGGTCCGCGAGACCGTTCAGAGCCTCGCTTCCCACGGCTTCGACCGCGTCGTCGTCGTCAACGGCCACGGCGGGAACGTCGACGCCCTCCGGGAGGTCACCGGGACGATAACGCGCGAGGACGACGCCTACGCCGTCGCCTTCACGTGGTTCGAGGCGGTCGGCGAGCACTCCTCGAAGATGGGGCACGGCGGGACGCTGGAGACGGCGCTGCTCCGGCGCGTCGCCCCCGAGACGGTGCGCGAGGACCGAATCGAGGCGGCGCGGGGCGGCGGTGCGGAGCGCTGGGGCGACTGGGTCTCCGGCGTCAACCTCGCGCACGACTCCGCGGAGTTCACGGAGAACGGCGTCGTCGGCGACCCGGCGGCGGGGGACGAGGAACTGGGCGAAGAACTGCTGGAACTGGCGTCGGCGTCGCTGGCGCGACTGACGGCGGCCGTCGCGGACCGCGACGTGTCGCGGCCCGAACGGCGCGAGTGA
- a CDS encoding DUF5790 family protein encodes MSSQSTLADDDLFGEAAAEMRAEVEEHLDAARASLPDADDVWEAEADNVLGVLNGLRSSLDVGDAEEHLRQAKKTFVVGQRADAFDDADDLEAEIASAAELLETVDDASELVGELTSTMPQLRSQLQEAADAAESAEDDADADDAEEEAETDDSEAEADADDAADEAEADD; translated from the coding sequence ATGAGTAGCCAGAGCACACTCGCTGACGACGACCTGTTCGGAGAGGCTGCTGCGGAGATGCGCGCGGAGGTCGAAGAACACCTCGACGCCGCCCGGGCGTCGCTACCGGACGCCGACGACGTGTGGGAGGCCGAGGCCGACAACGTCCTCGGCGTCCTCAACGGGCTTCGGTCGTCGCTCGACGTCGGCGACGCCGAGGAGCACCTGCGACAGGCAAAGAAGACGTTCGTCGTCGGTCAGCGCGCCGACGCGTTCGACGACGCCGACGACTTGGAGGCCGAGATAGCGTCCGCCGCGGAACTGCTCGAGACGGTCGACGACGCGAGCGAACTCGTCGGCGAACTCACGAGCACGATGCCGCAACTGCGCAGCCAGTTGCAGGAGGCCGCCGACGCCGCCGAGAGCGCGGAAGACGACGCCGACGCGGACGACGCCGAGGAAGAGGCCGAGACAGACGACAGCGAGGCCGAGGCGGACGCCGACGACGCCGCAGACGAAGCCGAGGCGGACGACTGA
- a CDS encoding dihydroneopterin aldolase family protein, with protein sequence MPTDAENACFEAGIKFGSLYHQFAGTPVSPDSADSLARAMEESIENQPHCEAVRVTVRREALEAELADSTADYTELTGRFLDVEIDVRYEGTAVRAKMEMEDGYPLMKLVSVDE encoded by the coding sequence ATGCCCACCGACGCCGAGAACGCCTGTTTCGAGGCGGGAATCAAGTTCGGGTCGCTCTACCACCAGTTCGCGGGGACGCCCGTCAGCCCCGACAGCGCCGACAGCCTCGCCCGGGCGATGGAGGAGTCCATCGAGAACCAACCGCACTGCGAGGCGGTGCGCGTGACCGTCCGCCGGGAGGCGCTCGAAGCCGAACTCGCCGACTCGACGGCCGACTACACGGAACTGACCGGGCGCTTCCTCGACGTCGAGATAGACGTGCGGTACGAGGGGACTGCGGTCCGAGCGAAGATGGAGATGGAGGACGGCTACCCCCTGATGAAACTGGTCTCGGTCGACGAGTAA
- the azf gene encoding NAD-dependent glucose-6-phosphate dehydrogenase, translating into MDEPVLLTGAGGRVGQAILRHSGDRFEWRLLDREPLGAEKRPDGVGEDDVYITDITDEEAVEAAMDGVYAVIHLAGDPRPEAPWDSVLRNNIDGTHSIFQAAVDAGVEKFAFASSNHAVGAYETPDRKPDLYRPEDEFRLDGDELPRPSNLYGVSKATGEVLGRYYHDHHGISVVNVRIGNLTEGHPPIDYERGQAMWLSYRDCAHLFERCVVADYDYEIVYGISDNDRKYYSIDRAREVLGYDPVDNSAEFED; encoded by the coding sequence ATGGACGAACCGGTTCTGTTGACTGGGGCGGGCGGGCGTGTCGGGCAGGCCATCCTCCGGCACAGCGGCGACCGGTTCGAGTGGCGACTGCTCGACCGGGAACCGCTCGGCGCGGAGAAGCGTCCCGACGGCGTGGGGGAAGACGACGTCTACATCACCGACATCACCGACGAGGAAGCCGTCGAAGCGGCGATGGACGGCGTCTACGCCGTCATCCACCTCGCGGGCGACCCGCGACCCGAGGCGCCGTGGGACAGCGTCCTCCGGAACAACATCGACGGCACGCACAGCATCTTCCAGGCGGCCGTCGACGCGGGCGTCGAGAAGTTCGCGTTCGCCTCCTCGAACCACGCCGTCGGCGCGTACGAGACGCCCGACCGGAAGCCCGACCTGTACCGTCCGGAAGACGAGTTCCGACTCGACGGCGACGAACTCCCCCGTCCGAGCAACCTGTACGGCGTGAGCAAGGCGACGGGCGAGGTGCTGGGTCGCTACTACCACGACCACCACGGCATCTCCGTCGTCAACGTCCGCATCGGCAACCTCACCGAGGGACACCCGCCCATCGACTACGAACGCGGACAGGCGATGTGGCTCTCCTACCGAGACTGCGCGCATCTGTTCGAGCGCTGCGTCGTCGCCGACTACGACTACGAAATCGTCTACGGCATCTCGGACAACGACCGCAAGTACTACTCCATCGACCGCGCGCGAGAGGTGCTCGGGTACGACCCCGTGGACAACTCCGCGGAGTTCGAGGACTGA
- a CDS encoding DUF309 domain-containing protein: MERSLRVGAAVFNAGDHHAAHDAWEDEWLSLDEGTADERLLHGLIQYTAAVYHVGNRNWSGAQGLATSAGAYLDEVASDYRAVNVGGVRGYLERLAADPEFGERAPPVPLRVNGSVVRAADLSVEEVADAAAVVAEDYEAFDESVLADAARYAREEVESGESTTRFVALLFEFVGDRERRGLVYQRLGEHVGRRRGREADVSGLFE, encoded by the coding sequence ATGGAGCGGAGCCTTCGTGTCGGCGCGGCGGTGTTCAACGCGGGCGACCACCACGCCGCGCACGACGCGTGGGAGGACGAGTGGTTGTCGCTGGACGAGGGGACGGCCGACGAGCGACTGCTCCACGGACTCATCCAGTACACGGCGGCGGTGTACCACGTGGGGAACCGAAACTGGAGCGGTGCGCAGGGGCTGGCGACCAGCGCCGGCGCCTACCTCGACGAGGTAGCGTCCGACTACCGGGCGGTGAACGTCGGCGGCGTTCGGGGCTACCTCGAGCGTCTGGCGGCCGACCCGGAGTTCGGCGAACGGGCGCCGCCGGTTCCGTTGCGGGTGAACGGCAGCGTCGTCCGCGCCGCGGACCTGTCGGTCGAGGAAGTCGCCGACGCGGCGGCAGTCGTCGCCGAGGACTACGAGGCGTTCGACGAGAGCGTGCTAGCCGACGCGGCGAGGTACGCGCGCGAAGAGGTCGAATCCGGGGAGTCGACGACGCGGTTCGTCGCCCTCCTGTTCGAGTTCGTCGGCGACCGAGAGCGACGCGGACTCGTCTACCAGCGACTCGGCGAACACGTCGGCCGTCGACGCGGGAGAGAAGCGGACGTCTCGGGGCTGTTCGAGTAG
- a CDS encoding DUF7564 family protein, whose translation MSRVRPSACISCGDSYQFTNKYKGNYCPDCHDDWSSRRPEQSRPRPIPSRATPSVRRIEDEETDPPSRYDRE comes from the coding sequence ATGAGCCGAGTGCGTCCTTCGGCCTGCATCAGTTGCGGAGACAGCTACCAGTTCACGAACAAGTACAAGGGAAACTACTGTCCCGACTGCCACGACGACTGGTCGTCGCGGCGGCCCGAGCAGTCGCGTCCGCGGCCGATACCGTCGCGCGCGACGCCGTCCGTCCGTCGTATCGAGGACGAGGAGACCGACCCGCCGTCTCGGTACGACCGGGAGTGA
- a CDS encoding single-stranded DNA binding protein has protein sequence MGAIEDVYDDLDTDVPFEEFEAAVNDKVEQMGGLADEETAAMLLAHELRDEEVEGIADIEPGMDDVKFLGKVMSVGELRTFERDGEDEDGRVVNVEVADETGRIRISMWDGMAEEALENLEVGQVLRIAGRPKDGYNGVEVSVDKVEPDSEAEIDVQTQDSYRVEDLSLGLSDVNLKGRVLSTDSVRTFDRDDGSEGRVANLTLGDPTGRIRVTLWDEKADLAEEYDPDITVEVVDGYVRERDGSLELHVGNRGTVEELDEDVEYVPETTDIAALEIGETVDIAGGVIETDPKRTFDRDDGSEGQVRNVRVKDDTGDIRVALWGEKADTDVDLADYVVFTDVEIQDGWQDDLEASAGWRSTVSVMDEVPDGAAGTDAGDPDEASQSKGLGAFEDGASPASNGDAGDAADAGATAGTDADDAGDGAVEEFTGTVVQAGNPVVLDDGTETRSVETSESLQLGAEVTVRGPVRDGRIEATDVESVTR, from the coding sequence ATGGGTGCCATCGAGGACGTGTACGACGACCTCGACACCGACGTGCCGTTCGAGGAGTTCGAGGCCGCGGTGAACGACAAGGTCGAACAGATGGGCGGCCTCGCCGACGAGGAGACGGCTGCGATGCTCCTCGCGCACGAACTGCGCGACGAGGAGGTCGAGGGAATCGCCGACATCGAACCCGGCATGGACGACGTGAAGTTCCTCGGGAAGGTGATGAGCGTGGGCGAACTCCGGACGTTCGAACGCGACGGCGAGGACGAAGACGGCCGCGTCGTCAACGTCGAAGTCGCCGACGAGACGGGGCGAATCCGCATCTCGATGTGGGACGGGATGGCCGAAGAGGCCCTCGAGAACCTCGAAGTCGGGCAGGTGCTCCGCATCGCCGGCCGGCCGAAAGACGGCTACAACGGCGTCGAGGTCAGCGTCGACAAGGTCGAACCCGACTCCGAGGCGGAGATAGACGTCCAGACGCAGGACAGTTACCGCGTCGAAGACCTCTCGCTCGGCCTCTCGGACGTGAACCTGAAGGGTCGCGTCCTCAGCACCGACAGCGTGCGCACGTTCGACCGCGACGACGGCTCCGAGGGCCGCGTCGCCAACCTCACGCTGGGCGACCCGACGGGTCGCATCCGCGTGACCCTCTGGGACGAGAAGGCGGACCTCGCCGAGGAGTACGACCCCGACATCACCGTCGAAGTCGTCGACGGCTACGTCCGCGAACGGGACGGCAGCCTCGAACTGCACGTCGGCAACCGAGGGACGGTCGAGGAACTCGACGAGGACGTCGAGTACGTCCCCGAGACGACGGACATCGCCGCGCTGGAGATCGGCGAGACGGTCGACATCGCCGGTGGCGTCATCGAGACGGACCCGAAGCGGACGTTCGACCGCGACGACGGCTCCGAGGGGCAGGTCCGGAACGTCCGCGTCAAGGACGACACCGGCGACATCCGGGTGGCCCTCTGGGGCGAGAAAGCCGACACGGACGTAGACCTCGCCGACTACGTCGTCTTCACCGACGTGGAGATACAGGACGGCTGGCAGGACGACCTCGAAGCCTCCGCCGGGTGGCGGTCGACCGTCTCGGTGATGGACGAGGTGCCGGACGGCGCCGCCGGAACCGACGCCGGCGACCCCGACGAGGCGTCCCAGTCGAAGGGACTCGGGGCGTTCGAAGACGGCGCGTCGCCGGCGTCGAACGGGGACGCCGGGGACGCGGCCGACGCCGGTGCCACCGCCGGAACCGACGCCGACGACGCCGGGGACGGTGCGGTCGAGGAGTTCACCGGGACCGTCGTTCAGGCCGGCAACCCGGTCGTCCTCGACGACGGCACCGAGACGCGGAGCGTCGAGACGTCCGAGAGCCTCCAACTCGGCGCCGAGGTGACCGTCCGCGGCCCGGTCCGCGACGGCCGCATCGAGGCGACCGACGTCGAGTCGGTCACCCGCTGA
- a CDS encoding histone family protein, whose amino-acid sequence MSVELPFAPVDTIIRRNAGDLRVSADAAEELARRIQRHGSELAIDAAERAHEDGRKTLMAADFDVEQVVPRDELELPIAPIDRIARLRIGDRYRVSMDARIALADILEDYADNVAGAAAKLARHADRRTIQAEDIETYFALFE is encoded by the coding sequence ATGAGTGTCGAGTTACCGTTCGCCCCGGTCGACACGATCATCCGCCGGAACGCTGGTGACCTTCGGGTCAGCGCCGACGCGGCGGAGGAACTCGCCCGTCGCATCCAGCGACACGGCTCGGAACTCGCCATCGACGCGGCGGAGCGAGCCCACGAGGACGGCCGAAAGACGTTGATGGCGGCGGACTTCGACGTCGAGCAGGTCGTCCCCCGGGACGAACTCGAACTCCCCATCGCACCTATCGACCGCATCGCCCGTCTCCGTATCGGCGACCGGTATCGAGTCTCGATGGACGCCCGCATCGCACTCGCGGACATCCTCGAAGACTACGCCGACAACGTCGCGGGCGCCGCGGCGAAACTCGCTCGACACGCCGACCGACGCACGATACAGGCAGAAGACATCGAGACGTACTTCGCCCTCTTCGAGTAG
- a CDS encoding histone deacetylase family protein, giving the protein MQFGYSETCLAHDTGERHPETADRLRAIRRALAKRHGAEYVEADPADDEDVASVHEDDYVAEIRAFCEDGGGNWDPDTVASAETWDAALASAGLAQWAARKAVEGVNGRDTAFSLGRPPGHHAVEDDAMGFCFVNNAAVAAQTVIEDDGLDAERVAIFDWDVHHGNGTQDIFYDRGDVFYASFHEDGLYPGTGHVDEIGEGDGEGTTLNAPLAAGAGDADYDLVVREVLRPAIERFDPDLFIVSAGFDAHRHDPISRMRVSTEGYAQLTDNVRAIADDVDAGLAFVLEGGYGLDTLSEGVAIVHETFDGRTPMAVDEEPDDKAKTLVGDVKDAHGLDD; this is encoded by the coding sequence ATGCAGTTCGGCTACAGCGAGACCTGTCTCGCACACGACACCGGCGAGCGTCACCCCGAGACGGCCGACCGTCTCCGCGCCATCCGACGAGCGCTGGCCAAGCGTCACGGCGCGGAGTACGTCGAAGCCGACCCGGCGGACGACGAGGACGTGGCGTCCGTCCACGAGGACGACTACGTCGCCGAGATTCGGGCGTTCTGTGAGGACGGCGGCGGCAACTGGGACCCCGACACCGTCGCCTCCGCGGAGACGTGGGACGCCGCCCTCGCCTCGGCGGGCCTCGCACAGTGGGCCGCGCGGAAGGCCGTCGAGGGAGTGAACGGCCGCGACACCGCGTTCTCTCTGGGCCGACCGCCGGGGCACCACGCCGTCGAGGACGACGCGATGGGCTTCTGTTTCGTCAACAACGCGGCCGTCGCGGCCCAGACGGTCATCGAGGACGACGGCCTCGACGCCGAACGCGTCGCCATCTTCGACTGGGACGTCCACCACGGCAACGGCACGCAGGACATCTTCTACGACCGCGGCGACGTGTTCTACGCCTCGTTCCACGAGGACGGCCTCTACCCCGGGACCGGCCACGTGGACGAAATCGGCGAGGGCGACGGCGAGGGGACGACGCTGAACGCACCGCTCGCCGCCGGCGCGGGCGACGCCGACTACGACCTCGTCGTGCGCGAGGTGCTTCGGCCGGCCATCGAACGGTTCGACCCGGACCTCTTCATCGTCAGCGCGGGGTTCGACGCGCACCGCCACGACCCCATCTCGCGGATGCGCGTCTCCACGGAGGGCTACGCGCAACTGACCGACAACGTCCGGGCCATCGCCGACGACGTGGACGCCGGACTCGCGTTCGTCCTCGAAGGCGGCTACGGTCTCGACACGCTCTCGGAGGGCGTCGCCATCGTCCACGAGACGTTCGACGGGCGGACGCCGATGGCGGTGGACGAGGAACCCGACGACAAGGCGAAGACGCTGGTCGGCGACGTGAAGGACGCTCACGGACTGGACGACTGA
- the cca gene encoding CCA tRNA nucleotidyltransferase: MAESDSEDLSRVVARVRERIDPDAAERTALREAVEALSARVEDALNEVPVDADVIQVGSTARGTWLSGDRDIDLFVRFPDDVDRESLERYGLAVGNAVFPEGHEEYAEHPYVVGEFDGFDVDLVPCFDVDEGAAIQSAVDRTPHHNEYLRARLDEELAAEVRVFKRFLKGIGAYGSNLRTQGFSGYLTELLVLEYGSFESLLRAAADWHPPVELDPEDHGTRSFDDPLVVVDPTDSTRNVAAVCSAENVARLQHYARELLADPREELFVDDEPEPLSAAAVRDHVRRRGTTPVAVVFDAPDVVDDQLYPQLYKSIAGVESELGRRGFAPIRSATFADDDAVLLVELAHRTLPNVARHDGPPVHVRDHAEGFYEAYAGGDAYGPFLNGDRYVVEREREFTDAADLLRSETLFEVGLGANVEQKLREGYEVLVGDDVGELAESFGVELARYFDPRP; the protein is encoded by the coding sequence ATGGCCGAGTCGGACTCCGAGGACCTGTCGCGCGTCGTCGCCCGCGTCCGCGAACGAATCGACCCGGACGCCGCCGAGCGAACGGCGCTCCGCGAAGCGGTCGAGGCGCTCTCGGCCCGCGTCGAGGACGCGCTGAACGAGGTACCCGTCGACGCGGACGTGATTCAGGTGGGGTCGACGGCCCGCGGGACGTGGCTCTCGGGCGACCGAGACATCGACCTGTTCGTCCGCTTCCCCGACGACGTGGACCGCGAGTCGCTCGAACGCTACGGACTCGCCGTCGGCAACGCCGTCTTCCCCGAGGGCCACGAGGAGTACGCCGAACACCCGTACGTCGTCGGGGAGTTCGACGGTTTCGACGTCGACCTGGTGCCGTGCTTCGACGTGGACGAGGGGGCCGCCATCCAGTCCGCCGTGGACCGAACGCCGCACCACAACGAGTACCTCCGCGCGCGCCTGGACGAGGAACTCGCCGCCGAGGTGCGGGTGTTCAAGCGGTTCCTGAAGGGCATCGGCGCGTACGGGAGCAACCTCCGGACGCAGGGGTTCTCGGGGTATCTCACCGAACTCCTCGTCCTCGAGTACGGGAGCTTCGAGTCGCTGCTTCGCGCCGCCGCCGACTGGCACCCGCCGGTCGAACTCGACCCCGAGGACCACGGCACGCGGTCGTTCGACGACCCACTCGTCGTCGTCGACCCGACGGACTCGACGCGGAACGTCGCCGCCGTCTGCTCGGCGGAGAACGTCGCCCGACTGCAGCACTACGCCCGCGAACTCCTCGCGGACCCCCGCGAGGAACTGTTCGTCGACGACGAACCGGAACCGCTGTCCGCCGCGGCGGTCCGCGACCACGTGCGACGACGCGGGACGACGCCGGTGGCCGTCGTGTTCGACGCGCCCGACGTCGTGGACGACCAACTGTACCCCCAACTGTACAAGTCCATCGCGGGCGTCGAATCCGAACTCGGCCGGCGGGGGTTCGCGCCGATTCGGTCGGCGACGTTCGCCGACGACGACGCGGTCCTGTTGGTCGAACTCGCCCACCGGACGCTCCCGAACGTGGCGCGGCACGACGGCCCGCCCGTCCACGTCCGCGACCACGCCGAGGGGTTCTACGAGGCGTACGCCGGCGGCGACGCCTACGGCCCGTTCCTGAACGGCGACCGGTACGTCGTCGAACGGGAACGCGAGTTCACCGACGCGGCCGACCTCCTGCGAAGCGAGACGCTGTTCGAGGTGGGACTCGGCGCGAACGTCGAGCAGAAGCTTCGAGAGGGGTACGAGGTACTCGTCGGCGACGACGTCGGCGAACTCGCCGAGTCGTTCGGCGTCGAACTCGCGCGGTACTTCGACCCGCGGCCGTAG
- the xerA gene encoding site-specific tyrosine recombinase/integron integrase: MYELKRDDVLDDYRRFLKVERGLNETTIEQHTTMLRVFLDRYEQIRPPQELAKEFQEHLMDEGYSNSHVNNTMKAIDYYYEFHGEQFDFNRLNRRKKLPETLSENQVKRILYACDTYRDFAIMKTLTSSGVRASELCDLDVVDADLDNRTLLIRQGKFDKDGYAKISDTCAEAISQYLERRDDDADPLFLSRTGDRLTRNGLLQLVKRRARSAGIEQNVTVHMFRHYFATKMIENGADISIVKELLRHDDITSTMKYLHISGEALSEQYDRYVDDV, from the coding sequence ATGTACGAGCTCAAACGAGACGACGTATTGGACGATTACAGGCGGTTTCTGAAGGTCGAGCGCGGGCTGAACGAGACGACCATCGAACAGCACACGACGATGCTGCGGGTGTTCCTCGACCGCTACGAGCAGATCCGTCCGCCGCAGGAACTCGCCAAGGAGTTCCAAGAGCACCTGATGGACGAGGGCTACTCGAACAGCCACGTCAACAACACGATGAAGGCGATTGATTACTACTACGAGTTCCACGGCGAGCAGTTCGACTTCAACCGCCTCAATCGCCGCAAGAAGTTACCCGAGACGCTCAGCGAGAATCAGGTGAAGCGTATCCTGTACGCGTGCGACACCTACCGCGACTTCGCGATCATGAAGACGCTCACCTCCAGCGGGGTGCGCGCCTCGGAGCTGTGCGATCTGGACGTCGTCGACGCGGACCTGGACAACCGGACGCTTCTCATCCGTCAGGGGAAGTTCGACAAGGACGGCTACGCGAAGATCTCCGATACCTGCGCTGAGGCGATCAGTCAGTACCTCGAACGGCGGGACGACGACGCCGACCCCTTGTTCCTCTCTCGAACCGGTGACCGTCTGACTCGCAACGGGTTACTCCAGTTGGTCAAGCGACGGGCGCGGTCGGCTGGCATCGAGCAGAACGTGACGGTCCACATGTTCCGCCACTACTTCGCGACGAAGATGATCGAGAACGGTGCCGACATCTCGATCGTGAAGGAGCTGCTGCGTCACGACGACATCACCTCGACGATGAAGTATCTGCACATCAGCGGGGAGGCGCTGAGTGAGCAGTACGACCGGTACGTCGATGACGTCTGA
- a CDS encoding DUF7845 domain-containing protein, protein MSANFLYDEHGLAPFFAADRRVKQGGGSQTAEFRDDGERWVVRLYYQNSGIVHPGPRTPTGTEFRLDEMREYRLAVARHAEEDPTGQQSFNAHLAPRWSGMKVENARGRRSTLDVPIREGVNVKVSGSNIDIFRYQDLLRQAAEAVGINGRYFEDPHEYSNVQDAERYVRIHCDASGPIHARDGPIAKIGHLLEHDRTGYRKVVQNDDDSHGRNLPGYYHTVTLGPRRVREAFPSHRFPIEVKHYYAREARSKSKDDPLRHPKVGVSYQVSRWDGKIGVTDEDLEELRRQLDRTLHAVLIDAGLNPTPSSDGAGTTYVPDPYFPADVDEDAEEPPSLDLTHIRHEQESIVVRALTDGLSPVEWESLETLVTDGGRVSPRDIAARHDRHEESVRRALRRMGEMVEREYGTVSLKSTYVAELVYDAVQEAEASRESFKRAAETAGKALASARRGLDDRTSALLAWCARYDVEVDSRGDAVQRIRLGELDRDSDADPEMLVKRAYELWTDARQDVEAFRSAVVEFRRPEDRGVRTVEAWRLLRR, encoded by the coding sequence GTGTCCGCCAACTTCCTCTACGACGAGCACGGACTCGCCCCGTTCTTCGCCGCCGACCGCCGGGTCAAGCAGGGCGGTGGCTCGCAGACAGCCGAGTTCCGCGATGATGGCGAGCGTTGGGTCGTACGGCTCTACTACCAGAACTCCGGGATCGTCCATCCCGGTCCGAGAACGCCGACCGGCACCGAGTTCCGCCTCGACGAGATGCGCGAGTATCGACTGGCGGTCGCTCGCCACGCCGAAGAGGATCCGACCGGTCAGCAGTCGTTCAACGCACACCTCGCCCCGCGCTGGTCGGGCATGAAAGTCGAGAACGCGCGCGGTCGACGGAGCACGCTCGACGTTCCGATTCGGGAAGGCGTCAACGTCAAAGTCAGCGGGTCGAACATCGATATCTTCCGCTATCAGGACCTCCTCCGTCAGGCGGCCGAGGCAGTCGGTATCAACGGTCGGTACTTCGAGGACCCACACGAGTACTCGAACGTTCAGGACGCAGAGCGGTACGTTAGAATCCACTGTGACGCATCGGGACCGATACACGCACGCGACGGACCGATAGCGAAGATTGGCCACCTCCTCGAACACGACCGGACGGGCTACCGCAAGGTCGTCCAGAACGACGACGATTCGCACGGCCGAAATCTCCCTGGCTACTACCACACCGTCACGCTGGGTCCGCGACGAGTGCGAGAGGCGTTCCCGTCTCACCGATTCCCGATCGAGGTGAAGCACTACTACGCACGCGAGGCGCGGTCGAAATCGAAGGACGACCCGCTCCGACACCCGAAGGTCGGCGTCTCGTATCAGGTAAGTCGGTGGGACGGGAAGATCGGGGTGACCGACGAAGACCTGGAGGAACTCCGACGCCAGTTGGACCGGACGCTTCACGCGGTGCTCATCGACGCGGGACTCAACCCGACGCCGAGCAGCGACGGTGCTGGAACGACCTACGTACCTGATCCCTACTTCCCGGCAGACGTCGACGAGGACGCCGAGGAGCCGCCGAGTCTCGATCTCACTCACATCCGTCACGAGCAGGAGAGCATCGTCGTCCGCGCTCTCACGGACGGCCTCTCGCCCGTCGAGTGGGAGTCGCTGGAGACGCTGGTCACCGATGGCGGAAGAGTATCGCCGAGGGATATCGCGGCTCGTCACGATCGCCACGAAGAGAGTGTCCGACGAGCGCTCAGACGGATGGGCGAGATGGTTGAACGCGAGTACGGGACCGTCTCGCTGAAGAGCACCTACGTCGCAGAGTTGGTCTACGACGCGGTGCAGGAGGCAGAAGCGTCTCGCGAGTCGTTCAAGCGGGCCGCTGAGACCGCGGGAAAGGCGCTCGCGTCGGCGAGGCGTGGGCTCGACGACCGGACGAGTGCGCTTCTCGCCTGGTGTGCTCGGTACGATGTCGAAGTCGACAGCCGCGGTGACGCAGTCCAACGGATTCGTCTCGGCGAACTGGATCGGGATTCCGACGCTGATCCCGAGATGCTCGTGAAGCGCGCGTACGAACTCTGGACTGACGCGAGGCAGGACGTCGAAGCGTTCCGTTCTGCTGTCGTCGAGTTTCGGCGGCCCGAGGACCGTGGCGTGCGGACGGTTGAGGCGTGGCGATTGCTGAGACGGTAG